One part of the Bacillota bacterium genome encodes these proteins:
- a CDS encoding ABC transporter permease: MPQTAQYTARRQSSNSLPRRIAKRVAEDRVLLLIVLLALLGGYMTYQHPEAFPHWDNFTAVLLDAAQSGILTVGMMILLVAGMFDLSVGATLAFGGIMAGTMVKLWGLPPGVGFLGGVLTGLFVGVVNGLIVTRLRINALITTLAMQNILRGVTQLVSPSGVANLPEGFRPFGQAMILGLQSPFWVMLIVALAAWFAMSRTRYFRQFYYIGSNAKAAMLSGIKVNRVVFAGFALMGLLSGLAGTLLASRLSNAVVLAGVGTELRAITAAILGGASLTGGVGTIPGALLAVLFMSLIQNALIIARVPVFWQSIVVGIVLLAALGIDQIGRSRR, from the coding sequence ATGCCACAGACAGCGCAATACACCGCGCGAAGACAATCCAGTAATTCTCTGCCAAGACGAATAGCCAAACGGGTTGCCGAGGACCGGGTCTTGCTGCTCATCGTCTTGCTGGCTCTGCTCGGCGGCTATATGACGTACCAGCATCCCGAAGCGTTTCCCCACTGGGACAATTTCACTGCCGTTCTGTTGGACGCTGCTCAGAGTGGCATCCTCACCGTCGGGATGATGATCCTGCTGGTTGCCGGCATGTTTGATCTCTCTGTTGGGGCCACGCTGGCCTTTGGCGGGATTATGGCCGGTACCATGGTCAAGCTGTGGGGTCTACCCCCCGGAGTGGGGTTCCTGGGAGGCGTTCTTACCGGCCTGTTCGTTGGCGTGGTCAACGGCCTGATCGTCACCCGGCTACGGATCAATGCGCTGATTACCACCCTGGCTATGCAGAACATCTTGCGAGGCGTCACCCAGCTCGTTTCTCCTTCCGGTGTAGCCAACCTGCCTGAAGGATTCCGCCCGTTCGGACAGGCGATGATCCTCGGGTTGCAGTCGCCTTTCTGGGTCATGCTGATCGTTGCGTTAGCCGCCTGGTTCGCAATGAGCAGGACCCGGTATTTCCGCCAGTTCTATTACATCGGCAGCAATGCGAAGGCTGCCATGCTGTCGGGAATCAAGGTGAACAGAGTGGTTTTCGCCGGTTTTGCGCTGATGGGATTGCTGTCTGGCCTGGCTGGAACCCTGTTGGCGTCGCGGTTAAGCAACGCGGTTGTGCTTGCCGGGGTAGGGACAGAGCTGCGTGCGATCACAGCGGCGATCCTTGGCGGCGCCAGCTTGACAGGCGGGGTTGGCACGATCCCCGGCGCGCTTCTTGCTGTACTATTCATGTCTCTTATCCAGAACGCCTTGATCATTGCCCGCGTGCCAGTCTTCTGGCAGAGTATCGTGGTCGGCATTGTCTTGCTTGCGGCACTTGGTATTGATCAGATCGGCAGGAGCAGACGGTGA
- a CDS encoding sugar ABC transporter ATP-binding protein, translating to MPPQLGVHHVTKVFPGVVALDDVSFEVAPGEVHAVVGENGAGKSTLMHIIAGVYRPDKGFMEIKGRPYSPADEKAAQESGVAIVFQEGSLFPPLNVSENIFAGRQPVTSMGVVDFPRMRGITEGLLKDLDVFIDPSTPVVQLSPGQRQLVEIAKALSQDVQILMLDEPTSSLTINESRHLFKVLRRLADRGVAIIYVTHRLGEVFEVADRVTVLKDGKVTGVRETARTSPDEIIHLEVGRELSFERDSRRAPAEAPVVLEVENLVAPPVKGASLRVRAGEIVCLAGLVGAGRTELCEAIFGIRDIISGTIRIGGRELVPTHPVDAMKAGIGMLPEDRREAGLFLASSISSNIAATNMDAVCRNGIIDNRMVKDLAVRSCKALRVATPSVEREVMFLSGGNQQKVLLAKWLARKPRLFIVDEPTRGVDVGAKSDLYAILRDLAREGVALLVVSSDLPEVLALAHRIVVMSEGRTVGELDAGAVDEVAILQMATPMSAVAEGGIR from the coding sequence ATTCCTCCGCAATTAGGTGTCCATCATGTAACCAAGGTCTTTCCAGGCGTAGTGGCCCTCGATGACGTATCGTTCGAGGTTGCCCCGGGGGAAGTCCATGCGGTCGTCGGGGAGAACGGCGCAGGGAAATCAACCCTCATGCACATCATCGCCGGGGTGTACCGTCCAGATAAGGGCTTCATGGAAATCAAGGGAAGGCCTTATTCGCCAGCAGATGAAAAGGCTGCGCAGGAGTCGGGAGTAGCAATCGTATTTCAAGAGGGGAGCCTGTTTCCTCCGTTAAATGTGTCGGAGAACATATTCGCTGGACGCCAACCGGTCACGTCAATGGGCGTGGTTGATTTCCCCCGGATGCGCGGAATCACCGAGGGCCTCTTGAAAGACCTCGATGTCTTCATCGATCCATCCACACCGGTTGTTCAGTTGTCTCCCGGCCAACGCCAACTGGTTGAAATCGCGAAAGCCCTCTCTCAAGACGTACAAATCCTCATGCTCGATGAACCAACGTCGTCGTTAACGATCAACGAGTCCCGCCACCTGTTTAAAGTGCTCCGCCGCCTGGCGGACCGTGGGGTGGCAATCATCTATGTGACCCACCGGCTGGGAGAGGTCTTTGAAGTTGCCGATCGGGTGACAGTACTCAAGGACGGGAAGGTCACCGGTGTTCGGGAGACCGCCAGGACTTCGCCCGACGAGATCATCCACCTTGAGGTGGGGCGAGAACTGTCATTTGAACGGGACAGCAGGCGGGCTCCAGCGGAAGCCCCAGTCGTTCTTGAGGTTGAGAACCTGGTCGCCCCTCCGGTTAAGGGCGCGTCGCTCAGGGTTCGCGCAGGAGAAATTGTCTGCCTCGCAGGTCTAGTCGGAGCGGGTCGCACAGAATTATGTGAAGCCATATTCGGTATTCGGGACATCATTTCCGGCACAATTCGGATCGGCGGGAGAGAGCTGGTTCCAACCCATCCGGTTGATGCCATGAAAGCCGGAATTGGGATGTTGCCTGAGGACAGGCGTGAAGCAGGTCTATTCCTGGCTTCGAGTATCTCGAGCAATATCGCGGCTACTAACATGGATGCTGTATGCCGAAACGGCATCATTGATAACCGGATGGTGAAGGACCTTGCGGTTCGGTCCTGTAAGGCGCTCCGGGTGGCTACCCCCAGCGTGGAACGTGAGGTCATGTTCTTAAGCGGGGGTAATCAACAAAAAGTCCTGCTTGCGAAGTGGTTGGCGCGCAAACCGAGACTGTTTATTGTGGATGAACCGACAAGAGGGGTCGATGTCGGTGCGAAGTCGGATCTGTATGCAATTCTACGGGATTTGGCTCGCGAAGGTGTAGCCTTGCTGGTAGTATCATCCGATCTACCAGAGGTTTTGGCGCTGGCCCACCGCATTGTTGTGATGTCCGAAGGTCGTACAGTGGGGGAATTAGATGCAGGCGCTGTAGATGAAGTTGCCATTCTGCAGATGGCCACGCCCATGAGCGCGGTAGCAGAGGGAGGAATCCGATAA
- a CDS encoding SIMPL domain-containing protein (The SIMPL domain is named for its presence in mouse protein SIMPL (signalling molecule that associates with mouse pelle-like kinase). Bacterial member BP26, from Brucella, was shown to assemble into a channel-like structure, while YggE from E. coli has been associated with resistance to oxidative stress.), whose product MDRRKAFMAIGLAVALFCAAAFAGLAGRVQPRAAVAEESSQRVIAATGEATVSAKPDIAYVGLGVQAQADTAREAQSQNSAAMSRVMAALAKLGIANDDIKTSRFNMYPVYDYKPEPDQQPKLVGYRVDNSIRITVRDLSRVGTVLDECVKAGANQVETVTFSLKDATNYRMQALEEAARSSRAEADAMARGLGLTITGIKAVQELSSSVPRYEFTMMDAMPRGMGASAPVAPGQIEVRAEVRVEYTY is encoded by the coding sequence GTGGACAGGCGAAAGGCTTTCATGGCGATCGGGCTGGCCGTGGCGCTTTTCTGCGCGGCGGCGTTTGCGGGACTGGCGGGCAGGGTTCAACCGCGGGCTGCGGTGGCCGAGGAAAGCTCGCAGCGCGTGATTGCGGCGACGGGAGAAGCGACAGTCAGCGCGAAGCCGGATATCGCGTACGTGGGGCTCGGAGTGCAAGCACAGGCTGACACTGCAAGGGAGGCTCAGAGCCAGAACTCCGCGGCGATGAGCCGCGTGATGGCTGCGCTCGCTAAGCTTGGCATAGCCAACGACGACATCAAGACGTCGCGGTTCAACATGTACCCCGTATACGACTACAAGCCCGAGCCGGACCAGCAACCGAAGCTTGTCGGGTACCGGGTCGACAACTCCATCCGGATTACCGTCAGGGATCTGAGTCGCGTGGGAACCGTGCTCGACGAGTGCGTGAAGGCCGGCGCGAACCAGGTCGAGACCGTGACGTTCTCACTCAAGGACGCGACGAACTACCGGATGCAGGCGCTCGAGGAGGCGGCGCGCAGCTCGCGCGCCGAGGCGGATGCCATGGCCAGGGGCCTCGGGCTCACGATCACCGGCATTAAGGCCGTGCAGGAACTGTCTTCGTCGGTGCCGCGATACGAGTTCACGATGATGGACGCCATGCCCAGAGGTATGGGCGCAAGCGCCCCGGTGGCGCCCGGGCAGATAGAGGTCAGGGCCGAGGTACGGGTCGAGTACACATATTGA
- a CDS encoding HD domain-containing protein, with the protein MFWASLVHDAGVSTSAQRLRLVQFEVDSPFEHAERGARLLASLPGLPGVSELVAHHHDRFYGDNPRGKSGAGIPLGSRIIHLADRATILAHYARHVLHEKRSMIDRIRFRTPGVFDPALVRAFERIAEKDSFWLDLMSEDLDRYILGVAPPVGVNLSPADIEPLSRIYAEVIDDKSPFTRWHSAGVAAVAAHLAARAGLSDRDVGLIRLAGFLHDLGKLGIPDEILDKPGPLTPLERAVMREHPYHSYRILRRLPVFSEIATWGSYHHERLDGLGYPFGATGHDLDVGCRVVCVSDVFQALNQARPYRPAMERDEVTRLMTDMAQSGHLDASLVRVILEDFEFFKGVALETPARDGGTAGVE; encoded by the coding sequence GTGTTCTGGGCCTCACTGGTCCACGACGCGGGGGTGTCCACCTCCGCGCAGCGCCTGAGGCTCGTCCAATTCGAGGTGGACAGCCCCTTCGAGCACGCCGAACGCGGTGCCCGGCTGCTTGCATCCTTGCCTGGATTGCCCGGGGTGTCCGAGCTGGTGGCGCACCACCACGACAGGTTCTATGGAGACAATCCACGCGGGAAGAGCGGCGCCGGCATCCCTCTCGGGTCAAGGATCATCCACCTCGCGGACCGCGCCACGATCCTCGCCCATTACGCCCGGCACGTGCTGCATGAGAAGCGCTCGATGATCGACAGGATCAGGTTCCGGACGCCGGGGGTGTTCGACCCCGCCCTGGTTCGCGCATTCGAACGCATCGCCGAGAAAGATTCGTTCTGGCTAGATCTGATGTCAGAGGACCTTGACAGGTACATCCTCGGTGTCGCGCCACCCGTGGGAGTCAATCTCAGCCCTGCCGACATCGAGCCGCTGTCGAGGATATACGCGGAGGTCATCGACGACAAGAGCCCGTTTACGAGGTGGCATTCCGCCGGCGTCGCCGCGGTGGCTGCCCATCTTGCGGCGAGGGCCGGTCTGTCCGATCGCGACGTCGGCCTGATAAGGCTCGCAGGATTCCTCCATGACCTGGGGAAGCTCGGCATCCCCGACGAGATCCTCGACAAGCCTGGCCCCTTGACCCCCCTTGAACGTGCGGTTATGAGGGAGCACCCATATCACAGCTACCGGATACTCCGGCGGCTCCCGGTGTTCAGCGAGATCGCCACGTGGGGGTCGTACCACCACGAACGACTCGATGGGTTGGGGTACCCGTTCGGCGCCACCGGTCACGATCTCGACGTTGGCTGCAGGGTGGTGTGCGTGAGCGACGTGTTCCAGGCGTTGAACCAGGCCCGCCCGTACCGCCCTGCAATGGAACGCGACGAGGTCACCCGGCTCATGACGGACATGGCGCAGTCCGGCCACCTGGATGCCTCACTCGTTCGCGTAATCCTGGAGGACTTCGAGTTCTTCAAGGGAGTGGCTCTCGAGACCCCGGCGCGGGACGGGGGGACGGCCGGGGTCGAGTGA
- the uvrC gene encoding excinuclease ABC subunit UvrC: MAAGDGRVSEGPAIPAEAPASELIEKVRNLPELPGVYLFKDSRGKVIYIGKAISLRNRVRSYFQVGQAYTRRLTGLTANIADLEYITTGSEVEALILESNLVKKYRPRYNIKLRDDKHFPYLRITLDEDWPRALIARSMKKDGSRYFGPYTRAGSLRETLDLLRRVFPYRTCSNDAFRNARRPCLNYQIGRCLGPCCGHVGKEAYGGMIRDMCSFLEGRTRDVVSRLRSRMQGAAERLDFEEAARLRDQIRAVEDIAEKQNIIFTDMKDRDVVGVATAGNDAVAQVFQIRDGKMVGRETFALSDAAGAEPGEIAGSFLKLHYSSASSVPPEILLPAEPADFEAIEEWLSGLRGARVRTRVPSRGKPRELVEMAITNARLAIEEMKPEEEREAEEIRSALEGLSSAVGLTESPHRIEGYDISNIQGRQPVGSMVVFRDGRPDKSQYRKFRIKSRETPDDFAMMQEVLFRRFRRGLAEREERADASPRGEPPEGFAEFPDLILVDGGKGQLSAALEVLKALGLLHIPVIGLAKQEEEIFLPGRPDPVILPRDSKALYLIQRLRDEAHRFAVGYHRKLRGRQGLRSLLDEIPGIGAKRKSALLRRFGSVRGIARAASEDISAVEGIGPVLAGKIKEALSNLA; the protein is encoded by the coding sequence ATGGCGGCCGGCGACGGGAGAGTTAGCGAGGGCCCGGCGATCCCTGCGGAAGCGCCGGCGTCCGAACTGATCGAGAAGGTGCGCAACCTTCCCGAACTCCCGGGCGTGTACCTTTTCAAGGACTCCCGGGGTAAAGTGATATATATCGGCAAGGCCATATCACTCCGCAACAGAGTCCGTTCGTATTTCCAGGTGGGACAGGCGTACACAAGGCGCCTGACCGGCCTCACCGCGAACATCGCCGATCTCGAGTACATCACCACGGGCTCGGAAGTCGAAGCCCTAATCCTCGAATCGAACCTGGTCAAGAAGTACCGGCCCCGGTATAACATCAAGCTCCGCGACGACAAGCATTTTCCGTATCTCCGCATTACCCTCGATGAGGACTGGCCGCGCGCCCTGATTGCGAGGTCCATGAAGAAGGACGGCTCCAGGTACTTCGGCCCGTACACCCGCGCCGGGTCTCTGCGTGAGACCCTCGACCTCCTGCGCAGGGTGTTCCCGTACAGGACGTGCAGCAACGACGCCTTCAGGAACGCGAGGAGGCCCTGCCTGAACTACCAGATCGGCAGGTGCCTGGGGCCGTGCTGCGGCCACGTCGGCAAAGAGGCCTACGGCGGCATGATCCGCGACATGTGTTCCTTCCTGGAAGGGAGGACCCGCGACGTGGTGTCGCGTCTCAGGTCGAGGATGCAGGGCGCCGCAGAACGCTTGGACTTCGAGGAAGCGGCTCGGCTGCGCGATCAGATCCGGGCCGTCGAGGATATCGCGGAGAAGCAGAACATCATCTTCACCGACATGAAAGACAGGGACGTCGTGGGCGTCGCCACCGCGGGGAACGACGCTGTGGCGCAGGTGTTCCAGATCAGGGACGGCAAGATGGTCGGGAGGGAGACGTTCGCGCTATCCGACGCAGCCGGCGCCGAGCCGGGTGAGATCGCCGGGTCGTTCCTGAAACTGCATTATTCGTCCGCGAGCTCCGTTCCCCCCGAGATCCTCCTGCCGGCCGAACCGGCGGACTTCGAAGCAATAGAGGAGTGGCTGTCGGGTCTACGAGGAGCGAGGGTTCGCACGCGGGTCCCGTCGAGGGGAAAGCCGCGCGAGCTCGTGGAGATGGCTATCACCAACGCGCGCCTCGCTATCGAAGAAATGAAGCCGGAGGAGGAACGCGAGGCGGAGGAGATCCGGTCGGCGCTCGAAGGCCTGTCGTCGGCCGTGGGCCTGACGGAGAGCCCTCACCGCATCGAGGGTTACGACATTTCGAACATCCAGGGCAGGCAACCGGTCGGCTCCATGGTCGTGTTCCGCGACGGGAGACCCGACAAGAGCCAGTACCGGAAGTTCAGGATCAAGTCCAGAGAGACGCCGGACGACTTCGCCATGATGCAGGAGGTGTTGTTCAGGCGCTTCCGGAGGGGGCTGGCGGAGCGGGAGGAGCGCGCCGACGCGTCGCCGCGGGGCGAGCCGCCGGAGGGCTTCGCCGAATTTCCCGACCTTATCTTGGTTGACGGCGGCAAGGGTCAGCTCAGTGCGGCGCTCGAGGTGCTGAAGGCGCTCGGCCTCCTGCACATCCCGGTTATCGGCCTCGCCAAGCAGGAGGAAGAGATATTCCTGCCCGGCCGGCCAGATCCCGTCATTCTCCCCAGGGATTCGAAGGCACTTTACTTAATTCAGCGACTCAGGGACGAGGCGCACAGATTCGCCGTAGGATATCACAGAAAACTCAGGGGCAGACAGGGACTCAGATCGCTCCTGGACGAGATCCCGGGCATCGGGGCAAAGCGGAAGTCGGCTTTACTGAGGCGTTTCGGCTCAGTACGGGGTATAGCCCGGGCCGCCTCCGAGGATATCTCGGCGGTCGAGGGGATCGGCCCGGTCCTAGCCGGCAAGATCAAGGAGGCCCTGTCCAACCTGGCGTAA
- the uvrA gene encoding excinuclease ABC subunit UvrA, which produces MRDRIFVRGARQHNLKNIDVEIPRDKLVVITGLSGSGKSSLAMDTIYAEGQRRYVESLSAYARQFLGQMDKPDVDYIEGLSPAISIDQKSGSRNPRSTVATVTEVWDYLRLLFARIGQPHCPSCGRPISRQAVEQMVDRVMGLPEGTRIQILAPLVRGRKGEHTRVFEDIRKAGYLRARVDGEVVDLSGGDEVRLEKNRKHTIEAVVDRLIVKPGAARRLADSLEPAVALSGGLAVVGIVGAPGAGAAADAPAGGPAAGAAGSTAGEELLFSQNLACPDCGISIEEIAPRLFSFNSPYGACPSCTGLGNNMEIDPDLVIPDRRKSLADGAIAPWSKSTSTYYYQMLETVAREYGFSMEAPVEDLAPEQIDTILYGTKGRPVRFLYENEFGTRRAWEAPFEGVVRNLERRYRESTSEAMRQEIEEYMSSRPCPACKGLRLKPEALAVKIAGLSIADVARMSVSRALKFFDELNLDDRQRLIAHQILKEIRERLTFMVNVGLDYLTLDRSAGSLAGGEAQRIRLATQIGSGLMGVLYILDEPSIGLHQRDNYRLLSTLKRLRDLGNTLIVVEHDEDTMWESDHVIDIGPGAGEHGGRVVASGTVRDIIDNPASVTGRYLGGVESIPVPGRRREPDGRYIVVKGAREHNLKGIDVEFPLGMFVCVTGVSGSGKSTLVNEILYRKLANEMFGSRLKAGEHEAILGLEHLDKVIEIDQSPIGRTPRSNPATYTGAFDPIREMFAVTQEARARGYRPGRFSFNVRGGRCEACRGDGIIKIEMHFLPDVYVPCEVCKGARYNRETLEVKYKGKNISQVLDMTVEEALEFFANIPKIQRKLQTMHDVGLGYIRLGQPATTLSGGEAQRVKLATELCRRGNGRTMYILDEPTTGLHFADTRRLLEVLQRLVDAGSTVVVIEHNMDVIKTADYIIDLGPEGGDQGGRVIAEGTPEQVASVKSSYTGQFLKVALDPRERRRRLELAAGGDR; this is translated from the coding sequence ATGAGGGACAGGATATTCGTCAGGGGTGCGAGACAGCACAACCTGAAGAACATAGACGTCGAGATCCCGCGGGACAAGCTCGTCGTCATCACCGGCCTGTCGGGGAGCGGCAAGTCGAGTCTGGCCATGGACACCATCTACGCCGAGGGACAGCGCCGTTACGTCGAGTCGCTCTCGGCGTACGCGAGGCAGTTCCTCGGCCAGATGGATAAGCCGGACGTGGACTACATCGAGGGGTTATCGCCCGCAATCAGCATCGATCAGAAAAGTGGGAGCCGGAACCCCCGCTCGACGGTGGCGACCGTCACCGAGGTGTGGGACTACCTCCGTTTGCTGTTCGCGCGGATCGGCCAGCCCCATTGCCCGAGCTGCGGCCGGCCGATATCGCGGCAGGCGGTCGAGCAGATGGTAGACCGCGTCATGGGGCTTCCCGAGGGGACGCGGATACAGATACTCGCGCCGCTGGTCAGGGGCAGGAAAGGCGAGCATACGAGGGTTTTCGAGGATATCCGGAAGGCCGGTTACCTCCGCGCGAGGGTCGACGGCGAGGTCGTCGACCTGTCCGGCGGAGACGAGGTCAGGCTGGAGAAGAACAGGAAACACACGATCGAGGCGGTGGTGGACCGGCTGATAGTCAAGCCCGGCGCCGCACGCAGGCTGGCCGACTCGCTGGAGCCGGCGGTGGCCCTGAGCGGCGGCCTGGCGGTGGTCGGAATCGTCGGGGCGCCTGGCGCAGGGGCCGCGGCGGACGCTCCGGCGGGTGGACCGGCGGCCGGCGCCGCGGGCTCTACGGCGGGCGAGGAATTGCTGTTCAGCCAGAACCTCGCATGCCCCGATTGCGGGATCAGCATCGAGGAGATCGCACCGCGGCTGTTCTCGTTCAACTCCCCGTACGGCGCGTGCCCGTCCTGCACCGGCCTGGGTAACAACATGGAGATCGACCCCGACCTGGTCATCCCGGACAGGCGGAAATCTCTGGCGGACGGGGCAATAGCCCCGTGGAGCAAGAGCACGAGTACGTACTACTACCAGATGCTCGAGACGGTGGCCAGGGAATACGGATTCAGCATGGAAGCCCCCGTCGAGGATCTGGCGCCCGAGCAGATCGACACAATCCTGTACGGCACGAAGGGCCGTCCGGTGAGGTTCCTCTACGAGAACGAGTTCGGCACCCGCCGCGCCTGGGAGGCCCCATTCGAGGGGGTCGTCAGAAACCTCGAACGACGTTATCGCGAGTCGACGAGCGAGGCGATGCGCCAGGAGATCGAGGAGTACATGTCCTCGCGCCCTTGCCCGGCGTGCAAGGGGTTGAGGCTCAAACCCGAGGCCCTCGCGGTCAAGATCGCGGGCCTGTCAATCGCCGACGTGGCCCGCATGTCGGTTTCACGAGCGTTGAAGTTCTTCGATGAACTGAATCTGGACGACCGGCAGCGCCTGATAGCTCACCAGATACTGAAGGAGATCAGGGAGCGTCTCACGTTCATGGTGAACGTAGGGCTGGACTACCTCACGCTCGACCGCTCCGCAGGCAGCCTCGCGGGCGGGGAGGCGCAGCGGATCCGCCTCGCGACGCAGATCGGGTCGGGCCTGATGGGCGTCCTCTATATCCTGGACGAGCCCAGCATAGGGCTTCATCAACGGGACAATTACAGGCTGCTGTCGACTCTGAAGCGGCTGCGCGATCTTGGCAACACGCTTATCGTGGTGGAGCACGACGAGGACACCATGTGGGAGTCCGACCACGTTATCGACATCGGGCCAGGGGCCGGGGAGCACGGCGGCCGCGTGGTGGCTAGCGGGACCGTGCGCGATATCATCGACAACCCTGCCTCCGTGACCGGCAGGTACCTCGGCGGCGTGGAGTCCATACCTGTGCCTGGGCGCCGGCGGGAACCAGACGGCAGGTACATTGTCGTCAAGGGCGCCCGCGAGCACAACCTCAAGGGGATAGATGTGGAGTTCCCGCTGGGCATGTTCGTGTGCGTCACGGGCGTATCGGGGTCCGGCAAGAGCACGCTCGTCAACGAGATACTGTACCGGAAGCTCGCCAACGAGATGTTCGGATCGAGACTCAAAGCAGGCGAGCACGAAGCGATACTGGGCCTCGAACACCTGGACAAGGTGATCGAGATCGACCAGTCGCCGATAGGCAGGACGCCGCGCTCCAACCCCGCGACTTACACGGGCGCGTTCGACCCGATCCGCGAGATGTTCGCGGTGACGCAGGAGGCGAGGGCCCGCGGGTACAGGCCCGGGAGGTTCTCGTTCAACGTGCGGGGTGGGCGCTGCGAGGCGTGCCGCGGCGACGGGATAATCAAGATAGAGATGCACTTCCTCCCCGACGTGTACGTGCCCTGCGAGGTGTGCAAGGGAGCGCGATACAACAGGGAGACGCTCGAGGTCAAGTACAAGGGCAAGAACATATCACAGGTCCTCGACATGACGGTAGAGGAAGCGCTCGAGTTCTTCGCCAACATACCGAAGATACAGCGAAAACTCCAGACCATGCACGACGTCGGCCTCGGGTACATACGGCTGGGCCAGCCGGCCACCACGCTCTCGGGCGGCGAGGCGCAGAGGGTCAAGCTGGCGACCGAGCTGTGCAGGCGGGGCAACGGGAGAACAATGTACATCCTGGACGAACCGACCACGGGGCTCCATTTCGCGGACACCAGGAGACTGCTGGAGGTGTTGCAGCGCCTGGTGGACGCCGGTTCGACCGTGGTCGTCATAGAGCACAACATGGACGTGATCAAGACCGCCGACTACATCATCGACCTCGGTCCGGAGGGCGGTGACCAGGGCGGGCGAGTCATCGCCGAAGGGACTCCCGAGCAGGTAGCCTCGGTGAAGAGCTCGTACACCGGACAGTTCCTGAAGGTGGCGCTCGACCCGCGAGAGCGGCGCAGGCGCCTGGAACTTGCGGCCGGAGGCGATAGATGA